Proteins from a genomic interval of Heteronotia binoei isolate CCM8104 ecotype False Entrance Well chromosome 5, APGP_CSIRO_Hbin_v1, whole genome shotgun sequence:
- the ZXDC gene encoding zinc finger protein ZXDC, which produces METQGLLAAVEAARPEPGTQQHGGSVVVSDGALSSASSPSGPTRQSPQRRDSAAAGASGGGLDVTFPVLLLLEGEKPPEPPPPLPPPPPPPAQPPVAPPGPSAATFALQAGAGGPAQQDNDALLLVLNLVRGGASGSLSAGPPPQQEKVPGGSRGGSEAPSSAPSEGSGRQQKPPQEDSGAGSSFSGTLTINNQSLLVRFENGLLSLGAPAPPQPPSSAAEPSSVSSSGGSGQARTAVVYSCPEPGCAETFSRKQLLRLHRLSAHGTSSAAGQDGGGGEEMDASAGSGRSARPFCCPVPGCAWAFATAYKLRRHLHSHDKLRPFACPAPGCTKRFTTIYNLRAHGRAHEQEAAHKCEACGQRFPSAARLGAHQRRSHLEPDRPYRCEYPGCERTFITVSALFSHNRVHFREQELFSCSFPGCSKQYDKACRLKIHMRSHTGERPFICDFEGCGWSFTSMSKLLRHKRKHEDDRRFTCSVEGCGKSFTRAEHLKGHSITHLGTKPFACPVEGCCAKFSARSSLYIHSKKHLQDVDSLKTRCPVSSCNKLFTSKHSMKTHMVKQHNFSADLLNQMETISSLTPSSELTNSGQSDLSNIDLVSLFSSVSGNSSGISTDMALINSGILTIDVASVGSTLGGNLSVGSNSLGQTVDPLILVASSDIPHSLDSSLLLGTNATVLQQSTLNLDDVQTVNAEALGSLASLSTKNSNQDLHGLTSSNNLSVDTATLTPSSSLGGNSAPELLAPSKPEQTLLPSLDVVGQQEGSKVVTQFVFSNPPGSYSAQKETDLSMVTGSSFLESGGSARTDYRAIQLAKKRKQKGNGSDIGAPTSGIRKSKGDKISSSHGTRLCNSVLPNGGLPVRDSSAGSQYGQIQLLQDDSPGEGDLPFQLSAQSSSSHSQLTVDLPVHILQEPHNSNEEDASSDNSQFTGSTINLQDLE; this is translated from the exons ATGGAAACGCAGGGGCTGCTTGCCGCGGTGGAGGCGGCCCGGCCTGAGCCTGGCACCCAACAACATGGCGGCAGCGTCGTTGTCAGCGATGGGGCTCTCTCCTCGGCCTCTTCGCCCTCAGGGCCCACTCGCCAATCTCCTCAGCGGCGTGACTCGGCCGCGGCAGGAGCGTCAGGAGGAGGCCTGGACGTGACATTTCCAGTGTTGCTGCTGCTTGAGGGGGAGAAGCCGCCGGAGCCGCCGCCACcattgccgccgccgccgccccctcctgcTCAGCCTCCAGTAGCGCCGCCGGGACCCTCCGCCGCTACTTTCGCTCTTCAGGCGGGCGCTGGGGGCCCGGCGCAGCAGGACAACGACGCTCTCCTGCTGGTGCTCAACCTGGTGCGGGGCGGAGCCTCCGGGAGCCTCTCGGCTGGCCCTCCGCCTCAGCAGGAGAAGGTCCCGGGCGGCAGCCGAGGAGGAAGCGAGGCGCCATCGTCGGCACCCTCCGAGGGGAGCGGCCGCCAGCAGAAGCCGCCCCAGGAGGACTCGGGCGCCGGCTCGTCCTTCTCGGGCACCCTCACCATCAACAACCAGAGCCTGCTGGTGCGCTTCGAAAACGGCCTGCTTAGCCtcggggcccccgcgccgcctcaGCCCCCCAGCTCTGCCGCCGAGCCCTCCTCGGTTTCCTCCTCAGGCGGCAGCGGCCAGGCGCGCACGGCAGTCGTGTATTCTTGCCCGGAGCCCGGCTGCGCCGAGACCTTCTCCCGCAAACAGTTGCTGCGGCTGCACCGGCTGTCGGCTCACGGCACCAGCTCCGCGGCGGGTCAGGATGGCGGAGGCGGCGAAGAAATGGACGCCTCCGCAGGCTCGGGCCGGTCGGCGCGTCCCTTTTGCTGCCCGGTCCCTGGCTGTGCTTGGGCCTTCGCCACCGCCTACAAGCTGCGGCGCCACCTGCACTCGCACGACAAGCTGCGGCCTTTCGCCTGCCCGGCTCCCGGCTGCACCAAGCGCTTCACCACCATCTACAACTTGCGGGCGCACGGCCGAGCCCACGAACAGGAGGCGGCGCACAAGTGCGAGGCCTGCGGGCAGCGCTTCCCCAGTGCTGCCCGTCTCGGGGCGCATCAACGGCGGAGCCATCTGGAGCCCGACCGGCCTTACCGGTGCGAGTATCCAG GTTGTGAGAGGACTTTCATAACAGTGAGTGCATTATTTTCCCATAATCGAGTCCACTTTAGAGAACAAGAACTTTTCTCCTGCTCCTTCCCAGGATGTAGCAAACAGTATGACAAAGCCTGCCGACTGAAAATCCACATGAGAAGTCATACAG GAGAAAGGCCTTTCATTTGTGATTTTGAAGGTTGTGGCTGGTCTTTCACTAGCATGTCCAAGTTATTAAGACACAAAAG GAAGCATGAAGATGACAGGCGATTTACATGTTCTGTAGAAGGCTGTGGAAAATCCTTCACAAGAGCAGAACACTTGAAAGGCCATAGTATCACGCATCTTGGCACAAAGCCATTTGCGTGTCCAGTAGAAG GTTGTTGTGCAAAATTCTCTGCACGCAGTAGTCTGTACATTCACTCCAAAAAGCACCTTCAGGATGTGGATTCATTGAAGACTCGCTGCCCTGTTTCTAGCTGTAATAAACTGTTTACTTCCAAACATAGCATGAAAACGCATATGGTCAAACAACACAACTTCAGTGCAG ATCTCTTAAATCAAATGGAAACTATCAGTTCCCTGACGCCTAGCAGTGAACTCACCAATTCAGGACAGAGTGATCTCAGCAATATAGATCTTGTGTCCCTCTTTTCCAGTGTATCTGGGAACAGTTCTGGAATTTCAACTGATATGGCTCTGATAAACTCTGGAATTCTTACTATAGATGTTGCCTCTGTGGGCTCCACCCTTGGGGGCAATCTTTCTGTTGGTAGCAATTCTCTTGGTCAGACAGTTGATCCACTGATTTTAGTGGCTAGTAGTGACATTCCACACAGCCTGGATAGCTCTCTTCTCTTGGGAACCAATGCCACAGTCTTACAGCAAAGCACTTTAAATCTGGATGATGTACAAACTGTAAATGCAGAGGCTTTAGGCTCACTAGCATCTTTGTCCACAAAGAATTCCAATCAAGATCTGCATGGTTTGACCTCCAGCAATAACCTTTCTGTAGACACAGCCACTTTAACCCCTTCCAGCAGCCTTGGTGGAAACAGTGCTCCTGAATTACTAGCTCCAAGTAAACCAGAACAGACTTTGCTTCCCAGCCTGGACGTTGTGGGACAGCAAGAAGGCAGTAAAGTGGTGACTCAGTTTGTGTTCTCCAACCCTCCAGGAAGTTACAGTGCGCAGAAAGAAACTGATCTGAGCATGGTGACTGGCAGCTCTTTTCTG GAGAGTGGTGGGTCTGCAAGAACTGATTATAGAGCCATTCAGCTTGCCAAGAAGAGAAAACAGAAAGGAAACGGGAGCGATATTG GAGCCCCTACCTCTGGCATAAGAAAAAGCAAAGGAGATAAAATCAGTTCTAGCCATGGAACTCGGTTGTGTAACAGTGTTTTGCCAAATGGTGGCCTACCAGTAAGAGATTCATCAGCTGGCTCACAGTATGGTCAGATTCAGCTACTTCAG GATGATTCCCCAGGAGAGGGAGATCTTCCATTTCAGCTTAGCGCTCAGTCTTCCTCTTCACATTCTCAGCTAACAGTGGATTTGCCTGTTCATATTCTTCAG GAGCCCCACAATTCCAATGAAGAGGATGCTAGTTCGGATAATTCTCAGTTTACAGGAAGCACAATTAATCTACAAGACCTGGAATGA